The following coding sequences are from one Lasioglossum baleicum chromosome 18, iyLasBale1, whole genome shotgun sequence window:
- the LOC143218167 gene encoding uncharacterized protein LOC143218167 gives MLIHNTVFHTLNNSIGNNSKKLTAEKRLTIPPIFDNRITKIELHTYNPYANTTFENSDEIRIPIQQQDLYTLPCKSFLYVEGKLSLPGKLELPVEGESHIDTVTLENNTVAFMFEEIRYELNGVEIDRSRNPGATTTLKNDVSLSRTRSSALSNAGWLYGDDVQKQTATATAAIYFNFCVPMSVLLGFCEDYKRIILDSDRPIDMTFRSWDLYEYPLLHTTTKHTWAIKTALQMEKPRYVIFALQTNRKNNLMKTATRFDHCALTNIRLYLNSETYPYDDLNIDFEKASCSSGVL, from the exons atgctaattcATAATACGGTATTCCATACATTGAACAACAGCATCGGTAACAACAGCAAGAAACTAACCGCAGAAAAAAGGTTGACGATTC CGCCAATCTTCGACAATCGCATAACGAAGATTgagctgcacacatacaatCCGTATGCTAACACAACGTTTGAAAACAGCGATGAGATAAGGATACCCATTCAACAACAAGACCTATACACGCTCCCATGTAAAAGCTTCCTATACGTTGAGGGAAAACTTAGTTTACCAGGAAAACTCGAATTACCGGTTGAAGGAGAATCCCACATCGATACGGTAACTCTCGAGAACAATACTGTTGCGTTTATGTTTGAGGAAATACGCTATGAATTGAATGGAGTGGAAATTGATCGGTCCAGAAATCCTGGCGCGACGACAACTTTGAAGAATGATGTGAGTCTGTCTAGAACGAGAAGCAGCGCATTGTCCAACGCTGGTTGGCTGTATGGTGATGATGTACAGAAGCAGACTGCAACGGCCACGGCTGCAATatattttaacttttgcgtaccTATGAGTGTTTTATTAGGCTTCTGCGAAGACTACAAACGCATC ATTTTAGACAGCGACAGACCAATCGACATGACCTTTCGATCTTGGGATCTGTACGAATATCCTCTACTACACACAACTACGAAGCATACATGGGCGATAAAAACGGCTCTACAAATGGAAAAACCGCGATACGTGATATTCGCTTTGCAAACCAATCGAAAGAACAACTTAATGAAAACGGCTACACGATTCGATCATTGCGCATTGACAAATATTCGACTTTACTTGAACTCGGAAACCTATCCATACGATGATCTAAATATCGATTTCGAGAAAG CAAGCTGTAGTAGTggcgttctttaa
- the LOC143218168 gene encoding uncharacterized protein LOC143218168 encodes MSMLLKTMDEYHEWHRSYIESLQCCINYLSSAKDELSGSMKSSLTSTMCRMKTLNVLLHKRISLPHTGRGLYDRGGARASTLRWENVESAFKNRISTGIVINVEHIDPKQFLQHAKRMVTGRVTEFLNVHSSLKASVTLEAEFMQHTNEVSVKSFGTRNVALFRTSNLRQWYQRDIVPTLLTSLEEFQERDSGWALSKILHLIVNFSKYQPLQAGCTTETYLPRTIQLKRAVVDVNSKDEACFFWAVVVGLYPAKTNPSRLSSYPHYKTVLQTEGFQSPMLFKDIRKFERKNDVSINVFEWVRKKCVTLHLTEKKRRRHINLLFIQNAAKTHGHFACIRNLPRLVSSQLSKHKCTKHICDRCLQYFPTPERLNIQTIDCERMNDCALTLPTSEDKWLYFKNFLNKEQAPFIIYADLECLLLPEEQEGEDRAARVQYQQHHAFSIGYYIHCRYDESLCEYQVYRDKAGCAAWFANRLYELSQKLQPLFDKTVPMNSLTEAEKLNFRTATHCHVCEKTFEENDIRVRDHCHFTGAYRGPAHNECNLSYQSSYVIPVVFHNLSGYDAHFIIKELANSFEGRIDVLPLTKEKYISFTKNVSIGRQPGEERKYVKFLKFRFIDSFKFLNSSLDKLSSYLDKNKFRIVRGEFTHLSNDDFNLLTRKGVFPYDYLASYDKLNDTCLPPREAFYNRLNGSKISDVDYLHANTVWSRFTIQTLGEYSDLYLKLDVLLLADVFENFRDDCLENYKLDPAHYFTLPGFAWDVMLKMTKIELELFTDVDMLLFVERGIRGGLSQCSHRYAYANNKYLSTHDSSKPSTYLMYFDGNNLYGWAMSQPLPHRDFRWVEDIDNFNVESIPIDSPVGYILEVDLEYPREIHDAHADLPFCPSHDAATSSSQRKHGVERLIARPNFHSYTVFSKDFVAIQMKKLLVKFYKPIYVGMSILDISKFHLYTFHYEYMYPKFQQNCKILYTDTDSLIYEITCDDAYETLLKRDIHRYDTSNYTVNNVYGVPIANKKQLGLMKDENGGKIMTEFVGLRSKMYAIRVHDDCETKKIKGIRRNVTARDISFEDYVECLNNHTEKSVSSNFIASVRHQVYSMSEIKLALSPYDDKGYICNNLINTLPWGHYSID; translated from the exons ATGTCAATGCTGCTGAAAACTATGGATGAGTATCACGAATGGCATCGCTCGTACATCGAGTCTCTGCAAtgctgcatcaattatctatccaGTGCAAAGGATGAATTGTCGGGGAGCATGAAATCTAGTTTAACATCAACTATGTGTCGTATGAAAACTTTGAACGTTTTATTGCACAAACGTATTTCCTTGCCACACACCGGTAGAGGTTTATATGATCGCGGCGGTGCGAGAGCCTCGACGCTCCGTTGGGAAAATGTCGAGTCGGCGTTTAAAAATCGCATATCGACCGGCATCGTTATCAACGTCGAACATATCGAtcctaaacaatttttacaacatgCAAAACGAATGGTTACAGGACGcgttacagaatttttaaacgtgCATTCATCGCTGAAAGCTAGCGTGACGTTGGAGGCAGAATTCATGCAACACACCAACGAGGTTTCCGTGAAAAGTTTCGGCACGCGAAACGTTGCATTGTTTCGGACAAGCAATCTACGACAGTGGTATCAGAGAGACATTGTGCCAACGCTTTTGACATCGTTGGAAGAGTTTCAAGAgcgagacagcgggtgggcACTGTCGAAGATACTGCATTTGATTGTGAATTTTAGCAAATACCAGCCATTGCAAGCTGGCTGCACCACTGAAACCTACTTGCCTCGAACGATACAGTTGAAAAGAGCGGTCGTGGACGTGAATAGCAAGGATGAGGCATGCTTTTTTTGGGCGGTCGTGGTGGGTCTCTATCCGGCCAAGACAAATCCATCGCGTTTATCATCATATCCACACTACAAAACAGTGCTTCAAACCGAAGGTTTTCAATCACCCATGCTATTCAAAGACATTCGaaaatttgaacgaaaaaaCGATGTTTCCATAAACGTGTTCGAATGGGTGCGCAAGAAATGTGTAACACTTCATTTGACTGAGAAGAAACGGAGAAGACATATCAATTTGCTGTTTATCCAGAATGCTGCAAAGACGCACGGCCATTTCGCATGTATACGAAATTTGCCAAGATTGGTTTCATCACAGCTTAGCAAGCATAAGTGCACGAAGCATATTTGTGATCG GTGCCTGCAATATTTCCCTACGCCGGAGAGATTAAACATTCAAACAATCGACTGTGAACGAATGAATGATTGTGCTCTGACGCTTCCAACGAGCGAAGATAAGTGGTTGTACTTTAAAAACTTTCTAAACAAAGAACAGGCACCGTTCATTATCTATGCTGACTTGGAGTGTCTGCTGCTGCCTGAGGAACAGGAGGGAGAAGACCGTGCAGCACGCGTACAATATCAACAACACCACGCGTTTAGTATAGGATACTATATACATTGTCGCTACGATGAATCGCTGTGCGAGTATCAGGTTTATCGTGATAAAGCGGGATGCGCTGCATGGTTTGCAAACAGGTTGTACGAGCTGAGTCAGAAATTACAGCCGCTATTTGATAAAACGGTGCCAATGAATTCACTAACTGaagcagaaaaattaaattttcgtacAGCCACACATTGTCATGTCTGCGAGAAAACGTTTGAGGAAAACGATATACGAGTGCGTGATCATTGTCATTTCACGGGCGCATATCGTGGTCCAGCTCATAACGAATGCAATTTAAGCTATCAATCTTCGTACGTGATACCAGTGGTTTTCCATAATTTATCAGGCTACGATGCACATTTCATcataaaagaattagcaaattcGTTTGAGGGACGGATAGACGTATTACCATTGACGAAAGAGAAGTATATCTCATTCACGAAAAATGTTTCCATCGGGAGACAGCCGGGTGAAGAACGAAAGTATGTAAAGTTCTTAAAATTTCGCTTCATCGACTCATTCAAGTTCTTGAACTCAAGTCTGGACAAGCTGTCATCGTATTTAGACAAAAATAAATTCCGCATCGTACGAGGTGAATTTACACATCTTTCTAACGATGATTTCAACCTGTTGACCAGAAAAGGCGTGTTTCCATACGACTATCTGGCATCGTACgataaattaaatgatacatGTTTACCGCCGCGCGAAGCATTTTACAATCGGTTAAATGGTAGCAAGATATCCGACGTCGATTACCTTCATGCAAATACTGTTTGGTCGCGTTTCACCATACAAACGCTAGGAGAGTACAGTGATTTATATCTAAAATTGGATGTATTGTTGTTGGcagatgttttcgaaaattttcgcgatgACTGTCTCGAGAATTATAAGCTTGATCCAGCACATTATTTcacgctccccggtttcgcgtGGGATGTGATGTTGAAAATGACGAAGATTGAATTGGAGTTGTTCACCGACGTCGATATGCTTTTGTTCGTGGAGCGAGGAATACGTGGTGGATTGAGCCAATGTTCTCACAGATATGCATATgcaaacaacaaatatttgtCTACGCACGATTCGAGTAAACCATCCACCTACTTAATGTATTTTGACGGGAATAATTTGTATGGTTGGGCCATGTCGCAACCTCTACCGCACAGAGACTTTCGATGGGTGGAGGATattgataatttcaacgttGAATCCATTCCAATCGATAGCCCTGTAGGATACATTTTGGAGGTTGATTTAGAGTATCCACGCGAAATTCACGATGCTCACGCAGATCTTCCATTTTGTCCAAGTCACGATGCAGCAACCAGCTCGAGTCAAAGAAA ACACGGAGTTGAACGATTGATagctagaccaaattttcacagtTATACAGTGTTTTCTAAAGACTTCGTCGCAATTCAGATGAAAAAGCTGCTCGTTAAATTTTACAAGCCCATCTACGTAGGCATGTCCATATTGgatatatcaaaatttcatttatacacTTTTCATTACGAGTATATGTATCCAAAATTCCAGCAAAATTGTAAGATTTTATACACGGACACGGATAGTCTGATATATGAAATCACTTGCGATGACGCGTATGAGACATTGCTGAAACGTGATATCCATCGATATGACACCAGTAATTATACAGTGAACAACGTTTACGGTGTTCCGATTGCAAACAAGAAACAGCTCGGATTGATGAAGGATGAGAATGGCGGTAAAATCATGACAGAGTTCGTAGGACTTCGTTCGAAAATGTATGCGATTCGCGTGCATGATGATTGCGAAACCAAAAAGATCAAAGGCATTAGGAGAAACGTTACCGCTCGAGATATAAGTTTCGAAGACTATGTCGAATGTCTTAATAATCATACGGAAAAGAGTGTTAGCAGTAATTTTATAGCGTCTGTACGACATCAGGTGTATTCGATgtcggaaataaaattagcattgAGCCCGTACGACGATAAGggatatatttgtaataatttgatcaataCTCTTCCTTGGGGGCATTACAGTATCGATTGA